From one Magnolia sinica isolate HGM2019 chromosome 18, MsV1, whole genome shotgun sequence genomic stretch:
- the LOC131232222 gene encoding uncharacterized protein LOC131232222, translating into MMGINSDNDEDRFFDSREEVTSTSDSGSDCIDGSDLNWVFGKFRFGVWIGNPDSVHERRSKFLEWTGLDLDLDRSESDSESERKESVDPLFETFMDVDRITETSGAVLRNSGFEDEFLSSRSSMSSWSSGAPDLSSSQVLEEDFVCRIRNLDDGTEFVVDELGQDGTLSRFREVGSNRLYTVDEFQRVIGLPPFIQQFMQREAVAASNSVETVKRRKKGWLRRLGAMACLVDRQEDEEGQLRTCDLDTCTRVGTHRVRVRSHRKRSKEFSALFVGQEIQAHVGSILTMKFSTDGQYLASAGEDSVVRVWKVMECARTDEADIPDADPSCLYFRVNNSSELVPVFGDKEKMCKFRGLRKMSDSACVIFPPKFFRISEEPLHEFRGHSGNVLDLSWSKNKLLLSSSEDKTVRLWQVGRDRCIKVFSHNNYVTCVQFNPADDNYFISGSIDGKVRIWSIPGCHVVDWIDVKEIVTAVCYQPDGQGGIVGSMGGICRFYDASGNHLQLYAQICLQGKKKSPCRRITGFQFCPSDPSKVMVTSADSQVRILDGVDVICKYRGIRSSGGQMSASFTSDGKHIISTSEDSTVYVWSHDSLHGPTSRQVKSIRSCERFFSSNASVAIPWSGMKSKDSDSCSSGTLEFNPHCFGDSTGNFESSCHWHSDSLHNALSMSSLDSFSLGHAFFSEAIPKGSATWPEEKLPASSSLFVPSSMCKSQYKFLKASCQNMVVSPHAWGLVIITAGWDGRIRSFHNYGLAVGF; encoded by the exons ATGATGGGAATCAATAGCGACAATGACGAAGATCGATTCTTTGATTCCAGAGAGGAAGTCACGTCTACATCCGATTCGGGTTCGGATTGCATCGACGGTTCAGATTTGAATTGGGTTTTCGGTAAATTCCGTTTTGGGGTCTGGATTGGAAATCCTGACAGTGTCCATGAACGCCGCAGTAAGTTCTTGGAATGGACAgggttggatttggatttagatcGGAGTGAGAGCGATAGTGAGAGCGAGAGGAAAGAGTCAGTTGATCCGTTGTTTGAAACTTTCATGGATGTGGATCGAATTACGGAGACAAGTGGCGCCGTGTTGAGGAATTCTGGTTTCGAAGATGAGTTCTTGTCGAGTCGGTCTTCCATGTCGAGCTGGTCCAGTGGTGCACCTGATTTGTCCAGTAGCCAGGTTTTGGAGGAGGATTTCGTGTGCAGAATTAGGAACTTGGATGATGGGACAGAGTTTGTTGTTGATGAATTGGGCCAGGATGGGACATTGAGTAGATTTCGTGAAGTGGGTTCAAATCGATTGTACACTGTCGACGAGTTTCAGAGGGTTATTGGGTTGCCGCCTTTCATTCAGCAGTTTATGCAGAGAGAGGCTGTGGCAGCGAGTAATTCGGTTGAGACAgtgaagagaaggaagaaagggtGGTTGAGGAGATTGGGTGCCATGGCTTGCCTTGTGGATAGGCAAGAGGATGAAGAAGGTCAATTGAGGACCTGTGATTTGGATACCTGCACGAGGGTTGGCACTCACAGAGTTAGAGTTCGTTCCCATAGGAAGCGGTCCAAGGAATTCTCTGCTCTTTTTGTTGGCCAGGAGATTCAAGCGCATGTGGGTTCGATCTTGACAATGAAGTTTAGCACCGATGGGCAGTACTTGGCAAGTGCTGGTGAAGACAGTGTGGTGCGTGTTTGGAAGGTGATGGAGTGTGCAAGAACAGATGAGGCTGACATTCCCGATGCAGATCCTTCTTGCCTATACTTTAGGGTGAATAATTCTTCTGAATTGGTTCCTGTCTTTGGGGATAAAGAGAAAATGTGTAAATTCAGGGGTTTGAGGAAAATGTCGGATTCAGCATGCGTCATTTTCCCCCCTAAATTCTTCCGGATATCAGAAGAACCATTGCATGAATTCCGCGGGCACAGTGGCAATGTATTGGATCTTTCATGGTCGAAGAATAAG TTGCTGCTATCATCATCGGAGGATAAAACTGTCCGCCTGTGGCAAGTGGGACGTGACAGATGCATCAAAGTTTTTTCCCATAATAATTATG TGACATGTGTTCAATTCAATCCAGCTGATGATAATTACTTCATCAGTGGCTCAATTGATGGAAAAGTCCGGATTTGGTCCATTCCTGGCTGCCATGTTGTTGATTGGATCGATGTGAAAGAGATAGTCACAGCCGTGTGTTATCAGCCCGATGGCCAG GGTGGAATTGTTGGCTCCATGGGAGGCATTTGCCGCTTTTACGATGCATCAG GTAATCATTTGCAGCTATATGCTCAGATTTGCTTACAAGGTAAAAAGAAGTCTCCTTGCAGAAGGATAACTGGCTTTCAG TTTTGTCCGAGCGATCCTAGCAAAGTAATGGTCACTTCTGCTGATTCACAAGTCCGAATCCTTGATGGGGTCGATGTCATCTGCAAATATAGGG GAATTCGGAGCTCTGGAGGTCAGATGTCTGCATCTTTCACTTCAGATGGGAAGCATATTATCTCCACGAGTGAGGATTCTACTGTCTATGTCTGGAGTCATGATAGCCTGCATGGGCCCACATCACGTCAGGTGAAGAGCATCCGGTCTTGTGAACGCTTCTTCTCCAGCAATGCATCAGTTGCAATACCTTGGTCTGGCATGAAATCGAAAGATTCAGATTCATGTTCATCTGGTACTCTtgaattcaatcctcactgtttcggCGATTCAACAGGAAATTTTGAAAGCAGTTGTCATTGGCACTCGGATTCATTACACAACGCCCTCTCAATGTCGTCCCTTGACAGTTTCTCACTTGGCCATGCTTTCTTCTCAGAGGCTATTCCCAAGGGATCTGCAACTTGGCCTGAGGAGAAGCTCCCTGCTTCAAGCTCGCTGTTCGTGCCTTCATCTATGTGTAAATCCCAGTACAAGTTTCTCAAAGCTTCTTGCCAGAATATGGTTGTGTCCCCTCATGCATGGGGTTTGGTGATCATAACTGCTGGCtgggatggacggatcagatcttttcACAATTATGGGCTAGCAGTTGGTTTCTGA